A stretch of the Ostrea edulis chromosome 9, xbOstEdul1.1, whole genome shotgun sequence genome encodes the following:
- the LOC125657491 gene encoding homeodomain-only protein-like: protein MSVNNCNIQAQLTPSTRLPRIKEDQEKILQSNFSSNRNPTDLDVTLIAAEAGLSEEDVKLWYQHRLACWRQQQGLPANSRSIMD from the exons ATGTCGGTGAACAACTGCAACATTCAGGCGCAGCTGACCCCCTCCACACGGCTCCCGAGGATTAAAGAGGACCAAGAAAAAATTCTTCAGTCCAACTTTTCAAGCAATCGGAACCCCACGGATTTGGACGTTACCCTTATAGCGGCAGAGGCAGGGCTTTCCGAAGAGGACGTGAAG TTATGGTATCAACACCGTCTGGCGTGCTGGCGACAGCAACAAGGTCTCCCAGCCAATTCTCGTTCCATCATGGATTGA